The Brassica napus cultivar Da-Ae chromosome C7, Da-Ae, whole genome shotgun sequence genomic interval AGATGTTCGTCTAGAAAGCATATATACCCCTAGCATCGCTATCAAGTCTTTCCAGTCCATCCCAAATTGCTGATATGTTGAATGATGCAACACGCTTTCCACTGTTTACCGTAGCTCTTCAAAACTCATATGCAATGCGAATCTtcgattttttatttcttatccGTATAAACTATGTCCGTCCAGtgttaaaaatacatattttttagaaatcaaattctTTAAGAAATAATATGCTATATTTTTACAGATATATTAATCAATATTACTTATTATGTTGAATAACTATTGTTTACCCAAgcagttttttctttttcttgcagTTTACCTAATCCAGTCAAACATTAAAGTAAATAAGGAGATTATGAAAGTATGAATACATTGGTCCTCATATGGTGGGTTGGATTCATTTGtgaatatatttcaaaatctatTAATGGCAACCCCACCAGTTTTTTAGATTGTTTATCACCAATGTCTTAAACACAGCGCAGTCACACACGTATAGATATAGGATTTCAATttttggttataattgttttattattagaaACTGTTATCATCATTGGATCCTCTTGGAAAAGTCCTTGCCGACAGATTTTAAACAGCCGTATACAGACAAATCAATATTCAGTGAAAGTAAAGCATAGAGTAGCATAGCAACACGTCGTAACTACCAACGAAGATGCAAAATTTGCTTCGCTATTTTTTTATCGTAATACGAATATTCTAATGGAATTCATTTGATTAGATAAACGCTTGGCTATAGTTAGTTTATGTCGAGTCGATGAAAATATCCATCCAAGTCACCTTAACGTAAGAAATCAGAAATGCGTGGATGAGGTGAGCATTAACAACGGTTATTGAGTGTAGACATGTATATTTTTTGCAACATGTACATTCTAAGTATCAAATCATGTAGTAGCGATCGAAGGCGGATAAAGGATGGTTGGGTATTAGAATACTTGGGTATTAGAATACCTATTTGAAGCATATGTTAAAGAAATGGAAAATAATTCGGGAATGGGATAGGGCAATAACATACTTAACAGATGAAAATTATAAACACGACATACTGCCATTAACCATGATagtacttattttttttattaatctaggATATCCAAACTTATGTAAAAGTTTAGAgtaattttcaaaatagatgTACCCCATGGATAGTTTCTCTCTACATATTCAAATGGACCGTCCATATTCATGTAAATGTCCATGATAACGTGATATAGTTTTGCGCAATTGGTGGATTGAATCTGAAACGTGTTGGCGTGCCGAATCTGTCTGTTTAACTCGACCATAAGATCCCGACAAtgataataattatatagttgATAATATTTCAGATTTGGCCGAACTTTAATGACGTTTTGGAGGAAAAAGGATTCAGGTTCAGAATATATTTTTAGGAAAGCTTAACATAATTGtctatttaattgtttttgtcgTTATAACATCAAAAAgttattctattatttaaatcgACGTGGACAGAGAATCCAAACGGGAATAAAATAACCAACATAAACTAGACTTCTATGAAAATTTTGTACACTCTTGAAAAGTTAAAAGATTGGTGACAACTCATTATGTAGGAGTGtcgttaaagggtgaggtcttGGGTTCGAGTAAGTCCAAACGCACCAATAACCTACCGGTGGATGTGGAGGCATTTCCTCCAACGGTGAGGTGTTAGGGTCGGTGCGCTGCAGGGCTGTGAGCCGGGTTCCAAGTGAGCGAGACGGGTTGTCACGTAAAAAGTTGACTTTTTTGTGACAACCCGTCCCACTCATTAGGACCCCAGGCTCACACCCTTGCAGGGCACCGAACTCAACCCCTCCATTATGAGTCTTCTCTgactccataattaggttgttggtgcgCTTGGCATTTCTCGAACCCaagacctcaccctttaacaacacTCCCACATGACGAATTGTCACCAATTGATCAGATCAATAACCTGATGGGGGATGTGGAGGCGTTTCCTCCCACGGTGAGGGGTTAAGGTCGGTGCCGTGCAGGGCTGTGAGCTTGGGGTTCTAGTGAGTGGGACGGGTTATCACATTAAATGACGACTTTTTATGTGACAACCCATCCCGCTCACTCAGAATCCAGCTTACTCAGGGAGTTATATGCTTATAACGCCCcgaccgcccacggctaatgggaCACCCACGCTTGCTCTCTCGGCAAATGGGACCCATCCCGTTCCAACATTCggttcatattttttttcaaagtctCAAAATCATTGTTTATTAACCCTGGAATCACCACCTGACCTTTCCCCGTGCTTTGGTCTCACTCACACGGTATCGCTAATCACTTCCTGATAGGTGACCCATCCTTTCACTACTCTAGCCCAAGTACGCTTAACCCTGGAGTTCTAAATGGATATGtgacggaaaaggtaagtcaactttggtgacataggtagccaatcaattctcttaagcctttccatatatcacaactgGAAATGTCACAATTCATCCCCTCTCAAAGAAtgcaacgtcctcgttgcgccccacgacaggtctcaagacgcgTCTCAGGTCAGAaccgagatggctaaccagctctgataccacttgtaatgcctgaccgcccacggctaatgggccacgCACAttcgctctctcggcccgtggtcCCCATCCCATTCCAACAatcggtttgtattttttttcaaaggctcggaatcattgtttactgaccatGCAATCACCACCTGACCTTTCCCCGTTCTTTGGCCTCATTCACACGATATCGCGAATAACTTTTCGAGAGGTCACTTTTACTTTCACTACTCCAGCCCAAGCATGCTTAACTATGGAGTTCTAAACGAATGTGtgacggaaaaggtaagtcaactttagtgacataggtagccaaatcaattctcttaagactttccatatatcacaactcgggatgttacataTAGTTTGCTTGGAACTGGGCCCTAGTTTTGGATCTACAAGATGACGATCATTTGTCTAAGTGAGGCCTTGGAGTCAAGGGAGGTGGTGGAGTCGGCTTTTGTATGGTGGCGATAGTTGGTTCGATAATTTCCAATCTTCTTGCTTGACTTAATCTAGCCGGAGGTGGTGGCGTGTAGGATATATATATGTCTCTCAATTGGTGACAACTCGTCCTCTAGGAGTGtcgttaaagggtgaggtcttGGGTTCGAGTAACGCCAAGCGCACCAATAACCTACCGGTGGATATGGAGGTGTTTCCTCTCACGGTGAGAAGTTAGGGTCGGTGCCCTGCAGGGCTGTGAGTCGGGTTCCGAGTGAGCGGGACGGGTTGTCACGAAAAAAGTCAACTTTTTATGTGACAACCCGTCCCACTCACTAGGACCCTAGGCTCACAGCCCAGCAGGgcaccgaccccaacccctccaTTATGAGTGCTCTATgactccataattaggttgttggtgcgCTTGGCATTACTCGAAGCCAAGACCTCTCACTTTAACAACACGCCCACAGGACGAGTTGTCACCAATTGATCTGCATGTCAATTGGTGAGAGCTTGTCCTGTGGGAGagttgttaaagggtgaggtcttGGGTTCAAGTAACGCTAAGCGCACCAATAACCTACCGATGGATGTGGTGGCATTTTCTCCCACGGTGAGGGGTTAGGGTCGGTGCCCTGCAGGGCTATGAGCTGGGTTCCGAGTGAGCGGGACGGGTTGTCACAAAAATGGTCCCTTAACAACACTCTTCTAGGATGAGTTGTCACCAATTGATCTGCAGATCAATTGGTGACAACTCATCCTAGATGAGTGTTGTTAAAGAGTGAAGTCTTGTGCTCAAGTAACGCCAAGCGCACCAATAACCTACCGGTGGATGTGGAGGTGTTTCCTCCCACAGTGAGGGGTTAGGGTCGGTGCCCTGCAAGGCTGTGAGCTGGGTTCCGAGTTATCGGGATGGGTTGTCACACTTTTCAATCCTTCGGTGTTATCTTCTCGTGAGTTCATTAACGGATCTGCGCAGTCCATTCATTTGTCTTCTTTGTGTGTTCTTCGTGTCTGGAGTTTTTTCTGTCATCGGTTGTTTTTTTGGGCGATTGTAATGAAACCCTCTTTAGTTTTTAGAGAGCCAAAATGTGCTAGGTGCAAGGGTATTCAAATtgtttcttcctctctctctgtGATGGCCGGCATTGGATAAGACCATCCCAGTACTTGGTGGATTGTTTGATCAATCTGAACAGGTTGATTCCTCCTCATTACATGCAGGTACCGATTCCAAAAGGCAAATTATTTCCATTTCAACCCATCTTTTTTGTGAGGAAGGTTTGCTCTGGTAAAGGAGTTCCTCAGGCTAGAATCTTTTTCACCTTATTCCTTTCAAGCGCTTCATAGTCTACAGTAAATCGATATTGGATGGTGAGGAAGGTCCACTCGGATTAACTAAACAAGTAGGGAAGATTAGTAGGATCCGGAATTGCTTACAATTTGTTTGTGTAGTCAGAGTTTCATATCTGCTTGTGATAGTTGTATGGTTTTTATTCATTTCCATGCATGATTTTGTTGTAAAAATTTGTATTGTATGTCCTTTTaggatgaaataaataaaattatatatttaaaagtgttGTCAATAACATTGAATGTTGGATACGTGGAGTCTCGGGTCTGTTGTTTCACTGAAGTCTTATACTGATGTTATGGAACTAAAtgatttttcaattttctttcttttctttttctttgtgaaaCGGGAAATTGTCAAAAGACATCATCAGCGCGCGCTCGGGTGCGCGTACATTTTctgtatatagtttttttttttttaatgttggataattatgctattacaacttTAAGAAATATTACAGACGATTCTACAGCCGACGATTCTACCTGCCGTATGAGGATTCACGCCTGACTGCATCATCTGAGCCGCTATCGGATCCACGCCTGACGGTACTCATTGCGCCATGTTGTAGATCTCTTGTAAGCATTTTCTCCTTTAATTCGAATAATTCCGCCTTCTCCGGGAATTAGAACCCAGACCTCCTGGTGTAGAAGAATTAATGAATCTTTGGTCAAACCACTGGACCAAGGGAGGTTTCAAATCTCtgtttatagtttaaaaaagattatttatatagtttataactatCATACATTATTTCTGTTTGTGTTTCTCTTCATTAATATAATACTGATTCCTTTATTTTTCTCTACAAGTTATTCACTTTCACCTGTTCTTTTTTCCTTAACTTATATAATACTAACTTTATATGTTTCATGTGAATTTAGTGTACATAGTAATTTTGGATGCTGCAATATATGTTAATTGGATGTTATTTTGTATTGTAATTCTTTGTTGTGTGTTTTCCAGAAATATGTTGTGTCGGGAACTTATTTTAATAATCATACGAAAGTGTCAAATactattatgttattttatactCCCAAAACTTGTAAACATTATTGTGAGTGCATAATAAGttcttttatattctttttcgACTCGCAGCCGCCACTCCTCTTCGTCTTAGCTCGTTCCAGCTCTCGGCGGTCAGTGCTCCTCACCTCTGTCCGGAGAGGGCCATTCTGCTTTCCTTCGTTCGGTTATGCTTCTCTGCTTGTTCAGTTTTCAGCAAGGAAGTTGAGGAGTCGCCACTTCGGGAAAGATTATCCGGTGGTTGAGGTGACATATCTATTCATTGTAGTTGTGTGGCGTTTGGCGGTTCATCGGCGATCTGTCTACCTCTTCTTGTCTCGTCTTAAGTGAGCTTTAGATCGAAATGTTGTTTTGGACTCTCTCTTGTTCGTCTGCTATTTCTTGATGGTAGGGATTTGAGAACTGTCCTGGCGTGTGCATATTCTCCTTCGTGAGGTTATGCCTAGGCGGATGTCTTGGGTCTGTTAGCTCCGGCATGAGCACCTCTTCGGCGATGGCTGGGGGTGGCGCTTCAATGTGGTGGAGTTCAGAGTTTCCCCTTCATTTTCCTTCGGATCTACCCAGATCTGTCATGATTTACAGCGTGGCTCCTGCAGTGATTTCCGTTGGTTGTGTTCTTGTTTGGGCTTCGCTTAAAAGGTTATGGACATGTGATTATTCAATTTAGTTTTGGTCCGCTGCAGTGTGGTGATTAGGTGTTGAATAGAGGCAGCGATCTGAGTTTGGCGGCTCCGTTGCAACCATGGGAGATGATTCTTCAGGATTTTGTAGCTTGAGGATGCTGGTCGGAGGCAGCTTCTCTGACTGCCAGTAGAAGCTCCTATGCCACCGGGTGTAGCTTGATCTTCTGAAGTTGGTTCGTTTTTGCATAGTTCTTGGAGAATCTATAGGCTATTCCCACTTACGAGGTTTGAGGGCTGGTCTCGGAAGGAGGAGCTCGTGGCAACAAAGATGAGGACTCCAGTTCTTTGGATCTGCGGCAACTTTGCAAATGTTCGAGTTCTATACTCGAAATTGGTGCTTCATCGTCTAGGATCCCCTTAATTTATCTTctagtattttttgtttgttgcttTTGGTTGTTTTCCTTTGTAGATTAGTTTTTGTTGTAGTTTTTTGTCtttctgtttctttgttttctctgtattttgtcaaatatttaaaaattgttatataatttaacattttatccaaaaaaaaattatttttttgtgcgCCTATTTTTTAAGTTCTCATTTCTTTGATTACATGTGGGAGTGCATGTTGTGTTTTCTATGGTGGACCTTTATATTTCTCTGTCTATTTTCATAtagtatcaattttttttgacaacataaaAGGCTAAAGCCTATGAGACCACCGGTTTAGATAGCCAAACCGGGGGTAAAGAATCGACATATAGCATAGCTGAAGGAGAACTCCTCGCACCACGTGCAAGCTTGTCCGCCATTGTATTTTGTGCCCTTGAGATATGTCTGAGCATGAAGTTGGGGAAGAAAGTCTTACTGCGGCAGAATTCTTCCATGTGTGTAGCAAACGCCGGCCATTCGTCGGGTGaggacaccatcttcaccagttgagaacaatccgtcacAAATACTACGTCTGAGAACAGAagggtcttcatgcactccatCGCCCAAATCAGTGCTTCACATTCAGCATGTAAAGGTGATAGGCTACGTAGAAGGTTCATTGCGCCCATCATTATGTCCTCCGAATTCATCTTCCGGCAATACCAGCCCTGGCCTGTAAAAACATCTTGCTCTCTCCACGCCCCATCAATATAGCAAACTCGAGAGAACCCCCGTGTCTGCCAACTCATATCTGGCGAAGTAAATCCATGTTTCTCATGTACCAATAGTTGggcctcagcccaaagtgatCCTTCAACTTCTGCTCTACGCAAAATTTCTTGAGGATTTATAGTCCTATTATTATGAATTTTGTCATTCCtatttttccatatataccacaTAATCCATCGAAAATACTCCGAATCAACATCTTTTGGGAGTCTCCAAAAAATATGATCCAAACTGGTAAAAACTGAGGAAGAT includes:
- the LOC125590423 gene encoding uncharacterized protein LOC125590423: MSWQTRGFSRVCYIDGAWREQDVFTGQGWYCRKMNSEDIMMGAMNLLRSLSPLHAECEALIWAMECMKTLLFSDVVFVTDCSQLVKMVSSPDEWPAFATHMEEFCRSKTFFPNFMLRHISRAQNTMADKLARGARSSPSAMLYVDSLPPVWLSKPVVS